A genome region from Hymenobacter tibetensis includes the following:
- a CDS encoding inorganic diphosphatase produces MFHAFTPIIRAQVSIVAVLVGSLFAGCQPQYEELPTFSAERKLLQVVVEMPAGTNHARRYDPARHEFVPVRRAGLDLVVEFLPCPGNLGFIPGTRLSSTLKPLPALVLAETQPIGTILEVVPVGVLTLDDNGVLQSVILAVPARPSQQVLPDVVTWQDLTNRYPGVREVVRQWFLHQGRPGEVRIVGWKNEQAAEQQVKAAMN; encoded by the coding sequence GTGTTTCACGCCTTCACTCCTATTATACGCGCCCAGGTTAGCATCGTGGCGGTGCTAGTAGGCAGCCTGTTTGCCGGTTGTCAGCCCCAATACGAAGAGCTGCCTACATTTTCAGCAGAGCGAAAACTACTGCAGGTGGTAGTAGAAATGCCAGCTGGTACGAACCACGCCCGACGCTATGATCCGGCTCGGCACGAGTTTGTACCAGTGCGCCGGGCTGGTCTTGACCTAGTAGTTGAATTCTTACCTTGTCCGGGCAATTTGGGCTTTATTCCAGGCACGCGCTTGAGCAGTACTCTCAAGCCGTTGCCTGCGTTGGTGCTAGCCGAAACGCAACCCATCGGGACCATACTAGAGGTGGTACCGGTAGGGGTGCTCACCTTAGATGACAATGGCGTGTTACAATCTGTAATACTGGCCGTACCAGCACGTCCAAGCCAGCAGGTTCTACCTGACGTAGTTACTTGGCAGGATCTGACCAACCGCTACCCTGGAGTTCGTGAGGTGGTCCGCCAGTGGTTTTTGCACCAGGGCCGTCCCGGTGAGGTGCGAATCGTAGGTTGGAAAAACGAGCAGGCGGCCGAGCAGCAAGTGAAAGCAGCTATGAATTGA